One Nonomuraea angiospora DNA segment encodes these proteins:
- a CDS encoding LacI family DNA-binding transcriptional regulator, which translates to MLTDDERVTIRDVAARAGVSATTVSRVIKGDYPVAQATRTRVLRAMRDLDYVLNVHARALSGASTKMVAFVLDDVTGPSFAYVAKGVEQQATAEGRLCMVCTTHGDPARELAVVEAMREQRADAVILVGGGSLDDTYRERMSHFAHALDKAGSRLVLCGRPPLGDDVPTTVVEYDNEGGAYAMTSHLLSQGHRRIALLGAASPADRSTTKVDRERGFVRAHESFGVPYDPDLVIPAGFGRADGYEGTRRLIALGARFTAVFAATDMVAIGVLAALREAGLRVPDDVSLVGYDDIPFAADLEPGLTTVHIPTEELGRTAVRLALNREERQHVVLGTHIVVRNSVRPPRRGQ; encoded by the coding sequence GTGCTCACCGACGACGAGCGGGTCACGATCCGCGACGTGGCCGCCCGGGCAGGCGTGTCGGCCACCACGGTCTCCAGGGTGATCAAGGGTGACTACCCGGTCGCCCAGGCCACCAGGACGCGGGTGCTGCGGGCGATGCGCGACCTCGACTACGTGCTCAACGTGCACGCCCGCGCCCTGTCGGGGGCGAGCACCAAGATGGTGGCGTTCGTGCTGGACGACGTCACGGGGCCGTCCTTCGCGTACGTGGCCAAGGGCGTCGAGCAGCAGGCCACCGCCGAGGGGCGGCTGTGCATGGTGTGCACCACCCACGGCGACCCGGCCAGGGAGCTGGCCGTCGTGGAGGCGATGCGCGAGCAGCGGGCCGACGCGGTGATCCTGGTGGGCGGCGGCTCGCTGGACGACACCTACCGCGAGCGCATGTCCCACTTCGCCCATGCCCTCGACAAGGCGGGCTCCCGGCTGGTGCTGTGCGGGCGGCCGCCGCTCGGGGACGACGTGCCCACGACCGTCGTCGAGTACGACAACGAGGGCGGCGCCTACGCCATGACCAGCCACCTGCTGTCGCAGGGCCACCGCCGCATCGCCCTGCTCGGCGCCGCCTCCCCCGCCGACCGCAGCACCACGAAGGTCGACCGGGAACGCGGGTTCGTGCGGGCGCACGAGTCCTTCGGCGTGCCCTATGACCCCGACCTGGTCATCCCGGCGGGCTTCGGCCGGGCCGACGGATACGAGGGCACCCGGCGGCTGATCGCGCTCGGGGCGCGGTTCACCGCCGTGTTCGCGGCCACCGACATGGTGGCCATCGGCGTGCTGGCGGCGCTGCGGGAGGCGGGGCTGCGGGTGCCCGACGACGTGTCGCTCGTCGGATACGACGACATCCCGTTCGCCGCCGACCTGGAGCCGGGGCTGACGACGGTGCACATCCCGACGGAGGAGCTGGGGCGGACGGCGGTCCGGCTCGCGCTGAATCGCGAGGAACGCCAGCACGTGGTCCTCGGCACCCACATCGTCGTCCGCAACTCCGTCCGGCCCCCGCGGCGAGGGCAGTAG
- a CDS encoding caspase, EACC1-associated type gives MTDDESATVERPRPRWNGPPLLLSSGGARVLVAGTGTHRPESPLPAVPAVPATVADVGRCLVERGGLAPAHLTVRLDPATPADLGQALDRLAQEATSVLMFYYVGHGLIGPDNDLHLATRATVDLGRGAPGYQALPYGVVRQILSASRAELVVVVLDCCFAGRARGASSQAVERVFDSMWQGAYLITSSSRDENSWALPGVRHTAFSGALLRLLNAGDPAGPSVFTLDHVYHSLARRLPDAGFPRPRRQATDLGDRRAFAVNPAYVAPRSRPVPPVAEGGDEAGPYRGLAVYGPEDAEVFFGRQELTRSLVARVREAFGSGRPLIVTGPSGAGKSSVLRAGLIPALRHQLAEELSCVVLAPGADPSAELARRPAPEGRRLLLVVDQFEEVFTTCADEPARRRFVAELVALSRSAAVVACVRADFFGHCASYPGLLEAMQRPAIVGPMTVTQLRAAIEGPAARAGLSLEPGLTDLLLEDVGAGDVDHSGGVLPLLSHALLATWQRRTQGTLTMAAYRASGGIARALATSAEETLRRLGADVEPIARDLMVRLVHLDEQTGDTRKRVALADLAPAGVPRRVLDEFVRARLLTVNEDEAEIAHEALIRAWPRLRNWIEGNRVDLLVRQRLAEDAETWQRHGRDPAYLYADSRLAAAQAVAQGARSGTEREFLDAALRRRRRRTWVVRQVIAALTVLLLAAVTAGVLALRQTGEVTRQRDQAVSTRIAGSANGAADASLGAQLSLVSYRVADTPEARGALLGTLAHPVGARLIGHRGPVEWVSYRPDGRMIATASSDATARLWNVSDLARPKAVSELKGHTASVVRAVFSPDGRVLATASVDRTARLWDVSDPARPRALATLKGHTNKVASVAFSPKGGVLATVSYDGTTRLWNIADPARPAQIALLRQKYVLNDVAFSPDGRLLAIAAGDGSTTIWDVLDPARPGGSTVLSAPDGGGTWSVTFDPGGRRLATASTTGTLYLWDVTAARRVGTARGRGSFVYDVTFSPDGKLLASAATDASVTLWDVSNPAEPRRTTALTGFANTVTAAAFSPDGRTLATSSADSMARLWNVSDPARVSYRAGLTEHTGPVNALSISPDGRILATASGDRTVKLWDISDPGLARPLSTLSGHTDIVQTVRFSADGHMLVSGSSDQTAKLWDVSRPAAPKPLATIKKHVNVVESGAFSPDGRTLVTTSRDGRTYLWDLTDPRAPKLLSSPGDADNWLNASMFSPDGRMLAIGSGTGVIRLWDVSKPAAPRLLANYPAHTNSVLALTYSRDGRTLASAGSDGTARLWDLTHPERPAQVAVLLGHTGAVGSVAFTADGRRLATGARDGTIRIWNLADRARPAAWAVLAGSDWVNGVAFTPDGNVLASASGNGTAQLWSMDVEQAQRRVCEVSGMVITRSEWAQYVPGLPYSPPCQAG, from the coding sequence ATGACCGACGACGAATCCGCAACCGTCGAGAGGCCCCGACCGCGCTGGAACGGTCCACCTCTCCTGCTGTCCTCCGGTGGCGCCCGCGTCCTGGTGGCGGGCACGGGGACGCATCGGCCCGAGTCGCCGCTGCCGGCGGTGCCCGCCGTGCCGGCGACGGTCGCGGACGTCGGGCGATGCCTGGTCGAGCGTGGCGGGCTGGCGCCGGCCCACCTGACCGTACGGCTGGACCCGGCGACCCCCGCCGACCTGGGGCAGGCGCTGGACCGGCTGGCCCAGGAGGCGACGTCCGTCCTGATGTTCTACTACGTCGGCCACGGCCTGATCGGCCCGGACAACGACCTGCACCTGGCCACCCGCGCCACCGTGGACCTCGGCCGGGGCGCTCCCGGGTACCAGGCGCTGCCGTACGGGGTCGTGCGCCAGATCCTGTCCGCGTCGCGGGCCGAGCTCGTCGTCGTGGTCCTGGACTGCTGCTTCGCCGGCCGCGCCCGCGGGGCGTCGTCGCAGGCGGTGGAGCGGGTGTTCGACTCGATGTGGCAGGGCGCGTACCTGATCACGTCGTCGAGCAGGGACGAGAACTCCTGGGCGCTGCCCGGCGTCCGGCACACGGCCTTCAGCGGCGCGCTGCTGCGGCTGCTGAACGCGGGCGACCCGGCGGGGCCCTCGGTGTTCACGCTGGACCACGTCTACCACAGCCTCGCCCGCAGGCTCCCCGACGCCGGATTCCCCCGGCCCCGCCGCCAGGCCACCGACCTGGGCGATCGCCGCGCGTTCGCGGTCAACCCGGCCTACGTGGCCCCGCGCTCCCGGCCGGTCCCGCCGGTCGCGGAGGGCGGCGACGAGGCCGGCCCGTACCGGGGGCTGGCCGTGTACGGGCCCGAGGACGCGGAGGTGTTCTTCGGGCGGCAGGAGCTGACCAGGTCGCTGGTGGCGCGGGTGCGGGAGGCGTTCGGGAGCGGACGCCCGCTGATCGTGACGGGTCCCTCGGGGGCGGGGAAGTCGTCGGTGCTGCGGGCCGGGCTGATCCCGGCGCTGCGGCACCAGCTCGCGGAGGAGCTGTCGTGCGTCGTGCTGGCCCCGGGCGCGGATCCGTCGGCGGAGCTGGCCCGCAGGCCGGCCCCGGAGGGGCGGCGACTGTTGCTGGTGGTGGACCAGTTCGAGGAGGTCTTCACCACGTGCGCGGACGAGCCGGCCAGGCGGCGCTTCGTGGCCGAGCTGGTCGCGCTCTCCAGGTCGGCGGCCGTGGTGGCCTGCGTCCGGGCCGACTTCTTCGGGCACTGCGCGTCGTACCCGGGGCTGCTGGAGGCGATGCAGCGGCCCGCGATCGTCGGCCCCATGACCGTGACGCAGCTGCGCGCCGCGATCGAGGGGCCGGCCGCGCGGGCGGGGCTCTCGCTGGAGCCGGGGCTGACCGACCTGCTGCTCGAAGACGTCGGGGCCGGCGACGTGGACCACTCGGGCGGCGTGCTGCCGCTGCTGTCCCACGCGCTGCTGGCCACCTGGCAGCGCCGTACGCAGGGGACGCTGACGATGGCCGCGTACCGGGCCTCGGGCGGCATCGCGCGGGCGCTGGCCACGAGCGCCGAGGAGACGCTGCGGCGCCTCGGCGCGGACGTGGAGCCGATCGCGCGAGACCTGATGGTCCGGCTGGTGCACCTCGACGAGCAGACCGGCGACACGAGGAAGCGGGTGGCCCTGGCCGACCTGGCGCCCGCGGGCGTCCCGCGGCGGGTCCTGGACGAGTTCGTACGCGCGCGGCTCCTCACGGTGAACGAGGACGAGGCGGAGATCGCCCACGAGGCCCTCATCCGCGCCTGGCCCAGGCTCCGGAACTGGATCGAGGGCAACCGGGTCGACCTGCTCGTCCGCCAGCGCCTGGCCGAGGACGCGGAGACGTGGCAGCGGCACGGCAGGGACCCGGCGTACCTGTACGCGGACAGCCGTCTGGCAGCGGCACAGGCTGTTGCGCAGGGCGCGCGATCGGGGACGGAGCGGGAGTTCCTGGACGCGGCGCTGCGGCGGCGCAGGCGGCGGACCTGGGTCGTCCGCCAGGTGATCGCCGCCCTCACGGTCCTCCTCCTCGCCGCGGTGACCGCCGGCGTCCTGGCCCTGCGGCAGACCGGCGAGGTGACCAGGCAACGTGACCAGGCCGTCTCCACGCGGATCGCCGGCTCCGCCAACGGCGCCGCCGACGCCTCGCTCGGCGCCCAGCTCTCCCTGGTCTCCTACCGCGTCGCCGACACCCCGGAGGCCCGCGGCGCGCTGCTCGGCACGCTCGCGCACCCGGTCGGCGCCCGCCTGATCGGCCACCGGGGCCCGGTCGAGTGGGTGTCCTACCGCCCCGACGGCCGCATGATCGCCACCGCCTCCAGCGACGCCACCGCCCGCCTCTGGAACGTCTCCGACCTCGCCCGCCCCAAGGCCGTGAGCGAGCTCAAGGGCCACACCGCGAGCGTGGTGAGAGCGGTGTTCAGCCCGGACGGGCGGGTGCTCGCGACCGCGTCCGTGGACCGGACCGCCCGGCTCTGGGACGTCTCCGACCCGGCCAGGCCACGGGCCCTGGCCACGCTCAAGGGCCACACGAACAAGGTGGCCTCGGTGGCGTTCAGCCCCAAGGGAGGCGTCCTGGCCACCGTCTCCTACGACGGCACGACCCGCCTGTGGAACATCGCCGACCCCGCCCGCCCCGCCCAGATCGCCCTCCTGCGGCAGAAGTACGTGCTCAACGACGTCGCCTTCAGCCCCGACGGGCGGCTGCTGGCGATCGCGGCGGGCGACGGGAGCACCACGATCTGGGACGTGCTGGACCCGGCGCGGCCCGGCGGCTCGACGGTGCTGAGCGCGCCGGACGGCGGCGGCACCTGGAGCGTGACCTTCGACCCCGGCGGCCGCCGGCTGGCCACCGCCTCCACCACCGGCACGCTCTACCTCTGGGACGTCACCGCGGCCAGGCGCGTCGGCACCGCGCGGGGCCGGGGCTCCTTCGTGTACGACGTCACGTTCAGCCCCGACGGCAAGCTGCTGGCCAGCGCCGCCACCGACGCCTCCGTCACCCTGTGGGACGTCTCGAACCCGGCCGAGCCGCGGCGCACGACCGCCCTGACCGGGTTCGCGAACACGGTGACCGCCGCCGCGTTCAGCCCGGACGGCCGGACGCTCGCCACCTCGTCGGCGGACAGCATGGCCAGGCTGTGGAACGTCTCCGATCCTGCCCGCGTCTCCTACCGCGCCGGCCTCACCGAGCACACCGGCCCCGTCAACGCGCTCTCGATCTCCCCGGACGGCCGGATCCTGGCCACGGCCTCCGGCGACCGGACCGTCAAGCTCTGGGACATCTCTGACCCGGGCCTGGCCAGGCCGCTGTCCACGCTGTCCGGCCACACGGACATCGTCCAGACGGTGCGGTTCAGCGCGGACGGTCACATGCTCGTCAGCGGCTCCTCCGACCAGACGGCCAAGCTGTGGGACGTCTCCCGGCCGGCCGCCCCGAAACCGCTGGCGACGATCAAGAAGCACGTGAACGTCGTGGAGTCCGGCGCCTTCAGCCCGGACGGGCGCACGCTGGTGACGACGTCGCGGGACGGCCGCACCTACCTGTGGGACCTGACCGACCCCCGGGCCCCCAAGCTGCTCTCCTCGCCGGGCGACGCCGACAACTGGCTGAACGCCTCCATGTTCAGCCCCGACGGCCGCATGCTCGCGATCGGCTCGGGGACCGGGGTCATCCGGCTCTGGGACGTGTCCAAGCCCGCCGCCCCGCGGCTGCTGGCCAACTACCCGGCGCACACCAACAGCGTGCTGGCGCTGACGTACAGCAGGGACGGCAGGACGCTGGCGTCGGCGGGCTCCGACGGGACGGCCCGGCTCTGGGACCTCACCCACCCCGAGCGGCCGGCGCAGGTCGCGGTCCTGCTGGGGCACACGGGCGCGGTGGGCAGCGTGGCCTTCACCGCCGACGGGCGCAGGCTGGCCACGGGGGCGCGTGACGGCACCATCCGGATCTGGAACCTCGCCGACCGGGCCCGGCCGGCCGCGTGGGCCGTGCTCGCCGGGTCCGACTGGGTCAACGGCGTGGCGTTCACGCCGGACGGGAACGTGCTGGCCAGCGCGTCCGGCAACGGGACGGCGCAGCTCTGGAGCATGGACGTGGAGCAGGCCCAGCGGCGCGTCTGCGAGGTGTCCGGAATGGTCATCACCCGGAGCGAGTGGGCCCAGTACGTGCCCGGCCTCCCGTACAGCCCGCCCTGCCAGGCCGGGTGA
- a CDS encoding C39 family peptidase gives MRALTVFLSSLLLATTLSAPAGAKPLALTSDVVFQRADFATGTYEGTTAGDGLSFGTAAGTVSYTDALGAKTWEYARWTGPERTIGFDATELIASWTADVPQGSWMQVEARARNAGGLTKWFSLGRWAYAEGDIRRTSVAGQGDADANVSVDTLVAAAGKPITAYQLRLTLYRAPGSAVTPRVRTSGVMASNVPERKTVPVSPGGGAWGTELAVPRRSQNVHQGHYPEWDGGGEAWCSPTSTTMVLGYWDRWPSAQDTAWVDPSDPNPEVDYAARYTYDHAYQGAGNWPFNTAYAGRYGMDGFVTRLRSLTELELLIKAGIPVITSQSFKKGELPGAGYGTNGHLMAIVGFTSSGDVIANDPASSSNAAVRHVYPRADFENVWLRSSSSGGVTYIIHPPGHELPATTPGLPANW, from the coding sequence ATGCGCGCGCTGACCGTGTTCCTGTCCAGCCTGCTCCTCGCCACGACGCTCTCCGCACCCGCCGGGGCGAAACCGCTCGCCCTGACGTCCGACGTCGTCTTCCAGCGGGCCGACTTCGCCACCGGCACGTACGAGGGCACCACGGCCGGCGACGGCCTGTCGTTCGGCACGGCCGCCGGCACCGTCTCCTACACCGACGCGCTCGGCGCCAAAACCTGGGAGTACGCCCGCTGGACCGGCCCCGAGCGCACCATCGGGTTCGACGCCACCGAGCTGATCGCCTCCTGGACCGCGGACGTGCCCCAGGGCAGCTGGATGCAGGTCGAGGCCCGGGCCAGGAACGCCGGAGGGCTGACCAAGTGGTTCTCGCTCGGCCGCTGGGCGTACGCGGAGGGCGACATCCGCCGCACCTCCGTGGCGGGACAGGGCGACGCCGACGCGAACGTCTCGGTCGACACGCTGGTCGCGGCGGCGGGCAAGCCCATCACCGCCTACCAGCTGCGCCTCACCCTCTACCGCGCGCCCGGCTCCGCGGTCACGCCGCGCGTGCGCACCTCCGGCGTCATGGCCTCCAACGTGCCCGAGCGCAAGACCGTGCCGGTCAGCCCGGGCGGGGGCGCCTGGGGGACGGAGCTCGCCGTGCCACGCCGCTCCCAGAACGTCCACCAGGGCCACTACCCCGAATGGGACGGCGGCGGCGAGGCCTGGTGCAGCCCCACCTCGACCACCATGGTCCTCGGCTACTGGGACAGGTGGCCGAGCGCCCAGGACACCGCCTGGGTCGACCCCTCCGACCCCAACCCCGAGGTCGACTACGCCGCCCGCTACACCTACGACCACGCCTACCAGGGCGCCGGCAACTGGCCGTTCAACACCGCCTACGCCGGACGCTACGGGATGGACGGGTTCGTCACGCGGCTGCGGTCGCTGACCGAGCTGGAGCTGCTGATCAAGGCGGGCATCCCGGTCATCACGTCGCAGTCGTTCAAGAAGGGCGAGCTGCCCGGCGCCGGTTACGGCACCAACGGGCACCTCATGGCGATCGTGGGCTTCACCTCGTCGGGTGACGTGATCGCCAACGACCCGGCGTCGTCCTCCAACGCCGCCGTGCGGCACGTCTATCCGCGGGCGGACTTCGAGAACGTGTGGCTGCGGAGCTCCAGCAGCGGCGGCGTCACGTACATCATCCACCCGCCCGGCCACGAGCTGCCCGCCACGACGCCGGGGCTGCCCGCCAACTGGTGA
- a CDS encoding adenylate kinase family protein produces MRKYVILGVQGSGKGTQSAMLAGDLDLVHISVGDIFRWHVKNHTKLGAQVRRVVAAGELVGDDLVESVVRDRLQQHDWNYGFIIDGFPRNRRQAEFFLESYDIDGVIHLDLPDEEVRRRVLARRLCSRCGMDYNLIAHRPAEEGRCDVCGGELVSRADDTPDALARRLREHHSKIDPVVELFRRKEYVMTVDARADKATVQRSIRTRFNLPPYIPPQ; encoded by the coding sequence ATGCGCAAATACGTGATCCTCGGCGTTCAGGGCAGTGGCAAGGGCACCCAGAGCGCCATGCTCGCCGGCGACCTCGACCTCGTGCACATCAGCGTCGGCGACATCTTCCGCTGGCACGTCAAGAACCACACCAAGCTGGGCGCCCAGGTCCGCCGCGTGGTCGCGGCCGGCGAGCTGGTGGGGGACGACCTGGTGGAGTCCGTGGTCAGGGACCGGCTCCAGCAGCACGACTGGAACTACGGCTTCATCATCGACGGCTTTCCCCGCAACCGCCGCCAGGCGGAGTTCTTCCTGGAGAGCTACGACATCGACGGGGTGATCCACCTGGACCTGCCGGACGAGGAGGTGCGCCGCCGCGTCCTGGCCCGCCGCCTGTGCTCACGCTGCGGCATGGACTACAACCTGATCGCCCACCGGCCGGCGGAGGAGGGCCGGTGCGACGTGTGCGGCGGTGAGCTGGTCTCCCGCGCGGACGACACCCCGGACGCCCTGGCCAGACGCCTGCGCGAGCACCACAGCAAGATCGACCCGGTGGTGGAGCTGTTCCGGCGCAAGGAGTACGTGATGACCGTCGACGCCCGGGCGGACAAGGCGACGGTCCAGCGGAGCATCCGCACCCGCTTCAACCTCCCGCCCTACATCCCGCCTCAGTGA
- a CDS encoding class I SAM-dependent methyltransferase, with translation MPDVARYDEIADFYAAGWTDAIDDPASVRLLDLLGPVAGGRVLEIACGHGRISRELARRGAAVVGVDVSRALIEKARAAERDAPLGIRYLHADASRPGLRDLPPFDAVVCSFGLSDIDDLEGAVATAAGALRPGGVFACSILHPCFPGGPGVSGSWPGDARYHAEGWWRADGELSTLRRQVGANHRTLSTYVNTFRRHGLWVDELAEPEPAPEWAADRPEAARFPVFLVIRCVKELRETGASS, from the coding sequence ATGCCCGATGTCGCGCGCTACGACGAGATCGCCGACTTCTACGCCGCCGGCTGGACCGACGCCATCGACGACCCGGCCTCCGTCCGCCTGCTCGACCTGCTGGGGCCGGTCGCGGGCGGGCGGGTGCTGGAGATCGCCTGCGGCCACGGCCGGATCAGCCGCGAGCTGGCCCGCCGGGGCGCCGCCGTCGTGGGCGTGGACGTCTCGCGGGCCCTGATCGAGAAGGCCCGGGCCGCCGAGCGCGACGCGCCGCTGGGCATCCGCTACCTCCACGCGGACGCCTCCCGGCCCGGCCTGCGGGATCTCCCCCCGTTCGACGCGGTGGTCTGCAGCTTCGGCCTCTCCGACATCGACGACCTCGAAGGCGCCGTCGCGACCGCCGCCGGCGCGTTGCGGCCCGGCGGGGTCTTCGCCTGCTCGATCCTGCACCCGTGCTTTCCCGGCGGCCCGGGGGTGTCCGGCTCCTGGCCGGGGGACGCGCGCTACCACGCCGAGGGCTGGTGGCGCGCCGACGGGGAGCTTTCCACGCTGCGCCGCCAGGTGGGCGCCAACCACCGTACGCTCTCGACGTACGTCAACACCTTCCGCCGCCACGGCCTGTGGGTGGACGAGCTCGCCGAGCCCGAGCCCGCCCCTGAATGGGCGGCGGATCGGCCGGAAGCGGCCCGATTTCCCGTGTTCCTCGTCATAAGGTGCGTCAAGGAATTACGGGAAACGGGGGCGTCGTCGTGA
- a CDS encoding DUF11 domain-containing protein, translated as MGMPGIAAVIALLAVGGWTGVYGSAPPPLSGAVPAAFHVPGSPDLRIVGTVSPEPMLIGGESVYSVTVTNAGDRAAQSVTVIDTLDRNAIPGPIPDDCALVRRGGAVACGGPGVTLPPGQSVSYEIPVTIDPGVPEGAHVLNRVEVTAWGMGSGTTRMVSPTRERVRGRPEAAGPDGGAVDDCGPGNTGGSEDAPVEGHAGGGGCASAIPDPAPAPRPTPSPDTPTEPAPGPTADPVPSATAEPGPAPGPTAGDEAGPEPPVPGEDYLPPAPGPGSLQPVPGQGLLQPSPGQPGSDEEAVPGRLPYPEGLHEGGYQVGVGGGPAHRGPRPASGDEDPEPEGDDLPLTGVSGWGLGLGLAVLLAISLLVWHFSRREQARDRAPAGAGKKR; from the coding sequence ATGGGCATGCCCGGGATCGCGGCGGTCATCGCGCTCCTCGCCGTCGGCGGGTGGACGGGGGTGTACGGCTCCGCCCCGCCACCGCTGTCCGGCGCCGTTCCGGCCGCGTTCCACGTGCCCGGGAGCCCGGATCTGCGGATCGTCGGGACCGTCAGCCCGGAGCCGATGCTCATTGGCGGCGAGTCGGTCTACTCGGTCACCGTCACGAACGCCGGAGACCGGGCCGCCCAGAGCGTGACGGTCATCGACACCCTGGACCGCAACGCGATCCCGGGCCCGATCCCCGACGACTGCGCCCTCGTCAGGCGCGGCGGCGCCGTCGCCTGCGGCGGGCCCGGGGTGACGCTCCCCCCCGGGCAGAGCGTGAGCTACGAGATCCCGGTCACGATCGACCCGGGGGTCCCGGAGGGCGCGCACGTCCTCAACCGCGTCGAGGTCACGGCCTGGGGAATGGGCAGCGGCACGACCCGGATGGTCAGCCCGACCCGGGAGCGGGTCAGGGGCCGTCCGGAGGCCGCGGGCCCGGACGGCGGCGCCGTCGACGACTGCGGCCCCGGCAACACGGGCGGTTCCGAGGACGCGCCGGTCGAGGGCCACGCCGGAGGCGGCGGCTGCGCGTCCGCCATCCCCGATCCGGCCCCGGCTCCGCGGCCGACGCCGAGCCCCGACACCCCCACCGAACCGGCCCCGGGGCCCACGGCCGATCCGGTGCCGTCCGCCACGGCGGAGCCCGGACCGGCTCCGGGCCCCACGGCGGGCGACGAGGCCGGGCCCGAGCCGCCCGTCCCCGGCGAGGATTACCTTCCGCCGGCGCCCGGCCCCGGTTCGCTCCAGCCCGTCCCCGGTCAGGGCCTGCTCCAGCCGAGTCCCGGCCAGCCGGGCTCCGACGAGGAGGCCGTCCCCGGCCGGCTGCCGTACCCGGAAGGTCTCCATGAGGGCGGCTACCAGGTGGGGGTCGGCGGGGGACCCGCCCATCGCGGGCCCCGGCCGGCCTCCGGCGACGAGGACCCGGAGCCGGAGGGCGACGACCTTCCCCTGACCGGCGTGTCGGGTTGGGGGCTCGGCCTGGGCCTGGCCGTCCTGCTGGCGATCAGCCTGCTGGTATGGCACTTCTCCCGCCGCGAGCAGGCCCGCGACCGGGCCCCGGCCGGAGCGGGCAAGAAGCGGTGA
- a CDS encoding Lrp/AsnC family transcriptional regulator, with product MPDVDDVDHRILRLLREDGRRTFSEMAELVGLSVAAVKRRVDRLRELGVITGFTVQIDYGKLGWGIEAFTELRYPGTTPVSEIVRTATDVPEVQAVFTIAGDPDALIHVRVRDLGHLQQVIDRLRRAGDVTGTKTLLVLGSWTRDALSPRAR from the coding sequence ATGCCTGATGTGGACGACGTCGATCACCGCATCCTCCGGCTGCTGCGGGAGGACGGGCGCAGGACGTTCTCGGAGATGGCCGAGCTGGTGGGGCTGTCGGTCGCGGCGGTGAAGCGGCGGGTCGACCGGCTCAGGGAGCTCGGCGTGATCACGGGGTTCACGGTGCAGATCGACTACGGCAAGCTGGGGTGGGGCATCGAGGCGTTCACGGAGCTACGTTATCCGGGCACGACGCCCGTGAGCGAGATCGTCCGCACCGCCACGGACGTGCCGGAGGTGCAGGCGGTGTTCACGATCGCGGGCGACCCGGACGCCCTCATCCACGTGCGGGTACGCGACCTCGGGCACCTGCAGCAGGTCATCGACCGGCTGCGGCGGGCCGGGGACGTGACCGGGACCAAGACGCTGCTGGTGCTCGGCTCGTGGACCCGCGACGCGCTGTCCCCTCGCGCCCGCTGA